A genomic stretch from Enterobacter oligotrophicus includes:
- a CDS encoding amidohydrolase: protein MSFAEQLIAWRRELHQNPELSGQEVETTARLRDWLTNAGITPLPYELSTGLVAEIGSGKKLIALRADIDALPIEERSGVPFSSQRPGVMHACGHDIHTSVILGAALRLKARAASLNGRVRILFQPAEENFGGAKSMVRAGALHDVRAIFGMHNEPSLPVGEFATRGGPFYANVDRFVFRITGKGAHAARPHEGNDAIVLASQLVTALQSVASRNVNTLDSVVLSVTRIAGGNTWNVLPESVELEGTLRTHRMEVQQNVKVRVGEIAAGFASAFNAQIDITWYAGPTALVNDERWAEFATSVAREVGYETRHAELHMGGEDFAVYLQNIPGAFVSIGSNSPFGLHHPAFNPDEALIEPAARYFAQLAEKALQHI from the coding sequence ATGAGTTTTGCTGAGCAACTGATCGCCTGGCGTCGCGAGCTGCACCAGAACCCTGAGCTGTCTGGTCAGGAAGTCGAAACCACTGCGCGTCTGCGCGACTGGCTGACAAACGCGGGTATCACGCCGCTGCCTTACGAACTCTCTACCGGTCTGGTGGCGGAAATCGGGAGCGGTAAAAAGCTGATTGCGCTACGGGCAGATATTGACGCCTTGCCGATTGAGGAGCGCAGCGGTGTGCCATTTAGCTCGCAGCGGCCCGGCGTAATGCATGCCTGCGGACACGATATCCACACCAGCGTGATCCTCGGTGCGGCGCTGAGGCTGAAAGCGCGCGCCGCCTCGCTTAACGGACGCGTGCGCATTCTGTTCCAGCCCGCGGAAGAGAACTTTGGTGGTGCGAAAAGCATGGTGCGGGCCGGTGCGTTACATGACGTTCGCGCAATCTTCGGGATGCATAACGAGCCGTCGCTGCCGGTAGGCGAGTTTGCCACCCGCGGTGGTCCCTTTTATGCCAATGTCGACCGGTTTGTGTTCCGCATCACCGGCAAAGGTGCCCACGCGGCGCGTCCACACGAAGGCAACGACGCGATTGTTCTGGCGAGCCAGCTGGTGACGGCGCTGCAAAGTGTGGCCAGCCGCAACGTCAATACGCTGGATTCTGTGGTGCTGAGCGTAACGCGTATTGCCGGTGGTAATACCTGGAATGTCCTGCCCGAAAGCGTTGAGCTGGAAGGCACGCTGCGCACGCACCGCATGGAAGTGCAGCAGAACGTAAAAGTGCGGGTGGGGGAAATTGCCGCCGGGTTTGCCAGCGCCTTTAACGCTCAGATTGATATTACCTGGTACGCCGGGCCAACCGCCCTGGTGAATGACGAGCGCTGGGCGGAGTTCGCCACGTCGGTGGCGCGTGAAGTGGGATATGAAACCCGGCACGCCGAATTGCATATGGGCGGGGAAGATTTCGCGGTCTATCTGCAAAATATCCCCGGAGCCTTTGTCAGCATTGGCAGCAATAGCCCGTTTGGTTTACATCATCCGGCCTTTAACCCGGACGAAGCATTAATTGAACCCGCTGCCCGCTATTTTGCACAGCTCGCGGAAAAAGCACTGCAACACATTTAA
- a CDS encoding MsnO8 family LLM class oxidoreductase: protein MSWRISILDKSPIAENETATDALARTLSLAQQAETLGYHRFWIAEHHNTPQLASPSPELLIAWVLGQTRRIRVGSGGVMLQHYSPYKVAENFNVLAALAPGRVDLGVGKAPGGLPLSTRALQLGLNQQEKGSFAEQLAQLNRWLRPENHSAEEIARATPLPPEPAQGFLLGASTESALLAAKLNWHFVFAAHLNGDPELLREVITTWRENSAHDVIVAVQVIVAATQAQADALAQKVEVWGVELANGQRVTVASEEQAYAFARQAGSEPVRIARRAQSLLAGTAESVLAQLDALHQQWGIDEFIIDTPVSEGATRVQSLRLLGQARLSKEVSA from the coding sequence ATGTCCTGGCGAATCAGCATTCTGGATAAAAGCCCTATAGCTGAAAACGAAACGGCGACCGATGCGCTGGCGCGAACCTTAAGCCTGGCGCAACAGGCGGAAACACTGGGCTATCACCGCTTCTGGATTGCCGAACACCACAACACCCCGCAACTGGCCAGCCCCTCACCGGAACTGTTGATTGCCTGGGTTCTGGGTCAAACCAGGCGTATCCGCGTGGGATCGGGCGGCGTCATGCTCCAGCACTACAGCCCCTACAAAGTGGCTGAAAACTTCAACGTGCTGGCTGCGCTGGCACCGGGTCGCGTGGATCTGGGTGTCGGGAAAGCCCCAGGCGGATTGCCGCTCTCTACCCGCGCACTACAACTCGGACTGAATCAGCAGGAAAAGGGCAGTTTTGCCGAACAACTGGCGCAACTGAATCGCTGGCTGCGACCTGAAAATCACTCAGCGGAGGAGATCGCGCGCGCCACGCCGCTGCCGCCCGAACCTGCGCAGGGTTTTCTGCTGGGCGCGAGCACCGAAAGCGCGCTGCTGGCCGCAAAGCTCAACTGGCACTTTGTCTTTGCCGCTCACCTGAATGGCGATCCGGAACTGCTGCGCGAGGTTATCACCACCTGGCGTGAAAACAGTGCCCACGACGTCATTGTGGCGGTGCAGGTTATCGTCGCCGCGACACAGGCTCAGGCGGATGCGCTTGCACAAAAGGTGGAAGTATGGGGCGTGGAACTGGCAAACGGACAGCGCGTCACCGTGGCAAGCGAAGAACAAGCCTACGCCTTTGCGCGTCAGGCTGGCAGTGAGCCGGTACGCATTGCCCGCCGGGCGCAATCTTTACTGGCCGGGACGGCGGAGTCGGTGCTGGCGCAACTCGATGCCCTGCATCAACAGTGGGGTATCGACGAATTTATTATCGATACACCAGTGTCGGAGGGGGCGACGCGCGTACAGTCACTGCGTCTGCTGGGGCAGGCACGACTCAGCAAGGAGGTTTCTGCATGA
- a CDS encoding methyl-accepting chemotaxis protein, which yields MRRNTPVTQNEYLLNEGTTLMSTTNTQSHITYANSAFIKASGYHEDDLLGEPHNVIRHPDMPAGAFGDMWFTLQQGESWTGLVKNRRQNGDHYWVRANVTPVYQHDALTGYISVRNIPAREEIDASEKLYQKIRNNELKQYRFYKGLLVRKGIFSFLSLFKRLSTRKRINYGIVVTALLSGSLIYLLPAGITQMCGLVALFIALAFYLHVQISGPLNTIVCQMQRIVSGRKTDYVHFNRVDDIGLMMRLVNQSGLNLSSLVDDVGTQISGIGTISQQVAKEGTALQARSEETADDLRQTAAAVEEIASAVQQTAETAREAMQMADRTRASAHSGEAMMKETIGMMQSVSRDNSQIVDIIGVIDRIAFQTNILALNAAVEAARAGDAGRGFAVVAAEVRNLAQHSATAAKEIKTLIEKNVSSVNSGVEMVEQTETQLTVMIGNVLRMSSLIKEIGHATQEQTQALALINASISRIGMMTHNNTGMVDSVTSAANHLTQRTTRLKQAISVFGG from the coding sequence ATGAGGCGTAACACCCCCGTTACACAAAACGAGTATTTGCTTAACGAAGGTACGACGTTAATGTCGACAACCAATACGCAAAGCCATATTACCTACGCAAATTCAGCCTTTATTAAAGCCAGTGGATATCATGAGGACGATCTTCTGGGTGAGCCTCATAATGTTATCCGCCATCCTGACATGCCTGCCGGGGCCTTTGGCGATATGTGGTTTACTCTTCAGCAAGGCGAGAGCTGGACGGGGTTGGTCAAAAACCGTCGCCAGAATGGGGATCACTACTGGGTGCGGGCCAACGTCACGCCGGTGTATCAACATGATGCATTAACTGGCTATATTTCAGTACGTAATATTCCTGCCCGTGAAGAGATCGATGCCAGTGAAAAACTCTACCAGAAAATTCGCAACAACGAATTAAAGCAGTATCGTTTTTATAAAGGATTATTGGTGCGTAAGGGGATATTTTCCTTTCTGTCACTGTTTAAACGTCTCAGCACCCGCAAACGGATCAATTATGGCATCGTGGTTACCGCCCTTCTCTCCGGCTCACTGATTTATTTATTGCCTGCAGGAATAACTCAAATGTGTGGGCTGGTCGCTCTTTTTATTGCGCTGGCGTTTTATTTGCACGTTCAAATCTCAGGCCCACTTAACACCATTGTTTGCCAGATGCAGCGCATCGTTTCTGGCCGTAAAACGGACTACGTTCATTTTAACCGGGTCGATGATATTGGCCTGATGATGCGGCTGGTGAATCAGTCCGGGTTAAATCTTAGCTCACTGGTAGACGATGTCGGCACGCAAATCAGCGGTATTGGAACCATTAGTCAGCAGGTGGCGAAAGAAGGTACCGCATTACAGGCACGCTCTGAAGAGACTGCCGATGATCTCCGGCAAACCGCAGCGGCGGTTGAAGAAATTGCCAGCGCCGTACAGCAGACGGCAGAAACAGCCAGGGAAGCAATGCAGATGGCGGATCGCACCCGCGCCAGTGCCCACAGCGGCGAAGCGATGATGAAAGAGACTATTGGCATGATGCAGTCGGTGTCGCGGGATAACAGCCAGATTGTCGATATCATCGGCGTGATTGACCGTATCGCCTTCCAGACCAATATTCTGGCGCTAAATGCCGCCGTTGAAGCCGCACGCGCAGGTGACGCCGGACGAGGTTTCGCCGTTGTGGCAGCAGAAGTGCGTAACCTCGCGCAGCACTCCGCAACAGCGGCAAAAGAGATCAAAACGCTTATCGAGAAGAATGTCTCCAGCGTTAATTCCGGCGTGGAAATGGTGGAACAAACCGAAACGCAGTTGACGGTGATGATTGGCAACGTCCTGCGGATGTCTTCCCTGATTAAAGAGATCGGCCATGCCACGCAGGAGCAAACGCAGGCCTTAGCGCTCATCAACGCATCCATCTCCCGCATCGGCATGATGACGCATAACAATACGGGGATGGTAGATAGCGTCACCAGCGCCGCCAATCACCTGACGCAGCGCACCACGCGTCTGAAACAGGCCATTTCGGTCTTTGGCGGTTAG
- a CDS encoding cupin domain-containing protein, with protein sequence MKIIRSGSLPSVKGPEAWFTGAVRIDAPFQATEPAKVGGATVTFEPAARTAWHTHPLGQTLIVTQGRGWLQEWGKEAEPLNQGDIAWIPPGVKHWHGASAETAMTHIAIAEAVNGSPVEWLEKVTDEQYPNR encoded by the coding sequence ATGAAAATTATCCGTAGCGGTTCATTACCTTCAGTTAAGGGACCGGAAGCCTGGTTCACCGGTGCCGTGCGTATTGATGCGCCGTTTCAGGCAACAGAGCCTGCAAAAGTGGGGGGCGCAACGGTGACGTTTGAACCGGCTGCACGTACCGCGTGGCACACGCATCCTCTCGGACAAACGCTGATCGTTACCCAGGGGCGCGGCTGGTTACAGGAGTGGGGCAAAGAGGCGGAACCGCTGAATCAGGGCGATATCGCGTGGATACCGCCTGGCGTTAAACACTGGCACGGGGCGAGCGCCGAAACGGCGATGACGCATATTGCCATCGCCGAAGCGGTAAACGGCAGCCCGGTTGAATGGCTGGAAAAAGTGACCGACGAGCAGTATCCGAACCGCTAA
- a CDS encoding LysR family transcriptional regulator, giving the protein MLKDNFNDLLSFMVVARERSFTRAAAQLGVSQSALSHAMRNLEARLDVRLLTRTTRSVAPTEAGEQLFMRLSPHLLEIEQELTALRDTRDRPAGNIRITAGEHAMSAVLWPVLKPFMARYPDINVEVTVDNGLTDIVDGRFDAGVRLGEQVAKDMIAVRIAPDMRMAVVGSADYLARFGVPETPEQLNAHRCINMRLPTRGGLYAWEFERDGRELRVRVEGQLTLNSLPQRIDAAENGLGLAYVPEDTVQDAIAKGRLIRVLEAWCPAFDGYHLYYPSRRQHTTAFALLVDALRKP; this is encoded by the coding sequence ATGCTAAAAGACAATTTTAACGACCTGCTCTCTTTTATGGTGGTTGCCCGCGAGCGAAGTTTTACGCGTGCGGCTGCGCAGCTCGGCGTGTCGCAATCTGCGTTGAGCCATGCCATGCGCAATCTGGAAGCCCGGCTGGATGTCCGTCTGCTGACCCGCACCACCCGCAGCGTTGCGCCCACCGAGGCTGGTGAACAACTTTTCATGCGCTTAAGCCCGCATCTGCTGGAAATCGAGCAGGAACTGACGGCCCTGCGTGATACGCGCGATCGACCGGCGGGAAATATCCGCATCACCGCAGGCGAGCATGCGATGTCCGCCGTGCTGTGGCCCGTGCTTAAACCGTTTATGGCGCGCTATCCCGACATCAACGTCGAAGTCACGGTGGATAACGGTCTGACGGACATCGTCGATGGGCGTTTCGACGCCGGGGTGCGTCTGGGTGAACAGGTGGCGAAAGATATGATTGCCGTGCGGATCGCGCCGGATATGCGTATGGCGGTAGTGGGCTCGGCGGATTATCTTGCCCGTTTCGGCGTACCCGAGACTCCCGAGCAGCTTAACGCGCACCGCTGCATTAATATGCGCCTGCCAACGCGCGGGGGACTGTACGCCTGGGAATTTGAACGTGACGGCCGCGAACTGCGTGTACGGGTTGAGGGTCAGCTCACGCTGAACAGCCTGCCACAGCGCATTGACGCCGCAGAAAATGGTCTGGGGCTGGCCTATGTACCGGAAGACACTGTCCAGGACGCGATTGCGAAGGGGCGGTTAATCCGCGTGCTGGAGGCGTGGTGCCCGGCATTTGACGGCTATCATCTTTACTACCCAAGCCGCCGCCAGCACACCACTGCGTTTGCTTTGCTGGTTGACGCACTGCGCAAACCGTAA
- the ansP gene encoding L-asparagine permease: MKTSNKSAADHHAAKRRWLNSHEEGYHKAMGNRQVQMIAIGGAIGTGLFLGAGARLQMAGPALALVYLVCGIFSFFILRALGELVLHRPSSGSFVSYAREFLGEKAAYVAGWMYFVNWAMTGIVDITAVALYMHYWGAFGDVPQWVFALGALAIVGTMNMIGVKWFAEMEFWFALVKVLAIVVFLVVGTVFLGSGKPLDGNTTGFHLITDNGGFFPHGLLPALVLVQGVVFAFASIELVGTAAGECKDPQTMVPKAINSVIWRIGLFYVGSVVLLVLLLPWNAYQAGQSPFVTFFSKLGVPYVGSIMNIVVLTAALSSLNSGLYSTGRILRSMSMGGSAPKFMSKMSKQQVPYAGILATLVVYVFGVFLNYLVPSQVFEIVLNVAALGIIASWAFIVVCQMRLRKAIKEGKAADVSFKLPGAPVTSWLTLLFLFSVLVLMAFDYPNGTYTIATIPLLAVLLVAGWFGVRKRVYEIHSTAPVHPDDEKQDGPLIEETSR; encoded by the coding sequence ATGAAAACAAGCAATAAAAGCGCAGCCGATCATCATGCTGCGAAACGTCGCTGGTTGAACTCTCACGAAGAGGGCTATCACAAAGCGATGGGCAACCGTCAGGTTCAAATGATCGCCATCGGCGGCGCTATCGGTACGGGTCTGTTTTTAGGTGCAGGCGCACGACTGCAGATGGCAGGCCCTGCTCTCGCCCTGGTTTATCTGGTGTGCGGGATTTTCTCTTTCTTCATTCTTCGTGCGTTGGGCGAACTGGTTCTTCACCGCCCTTCCAGCGGCAGCTTTGTCTCTTACGCCCGCGAATTCCTCGGTGAGAAAGCCGCTTACGTGGCGGGCTGGATGTACTTCGTCAACTGGGCGATGACCGGTATCGTCGACATCACCGCCGTTGCGCTGTATATGCATTACTGGGGCGCGTTTGGCGATGTGCCACAGTGGGTGTTTGCCCTCGGTGCGCTGGCAATCGTCGGGACCATGAACATGATTGGCGTGAAGTGGTTCGCTGAGATGGAGTTCTGGTTTGCGCTGGTGAAAGTGCTGGCGATCGTGGTGTTTCTGGTGGTCGGTACGGTATTCCTCGGCAGCGGTAAACCGCTGGATGGCAATACCACAGGCTTCCATTTGATAACCGATAATGGTGGTTTCTTCCCGCACGGCCTGCTGCCTGCGCTGGTACTGGTTCAGGGCGTGGTGTTTGCCTTTGCGTCGATCGAACTGGTTGGTACGGCTGCAGGTGAATGTAAAGATCCCCAGACCATGGTGCCAAAAGCTATCAACAGCGTGATCTGGCGTATCGGCCTGTTCTACGTTGGCTCCGTGGTGCTGCTGGTGCTGCTCCTGCCGTGGAACGCCTACCAGGCAGGACAAAGCCCGTTTGTCACCTTCTTCTCTAAACTGGGTGTGCCTTACGTGGGCAGCATCATGAATATCGTTGTGCTGACCGCTGCGCTCTCCAGCCTGAACTCCGGCCTCTACTCTACCGGCCGTATTCTGCGCTCCATGTCGATGGGCGGCTCCGCACCGAAATTCATGTCGAAGATGAGCAAGCAGCAGGTGCCTTACGCCGGTATCCTCGCCACGCTGGTGGTGTACGTTTTCGGTGTGTTCCTGAACTATCTGGTGCCATCTCAGGTGTTTGAGATCGTGCTGAACGTTGCCGCGCTGGGCATTATTGCTTCCTGGGCCTTTATCGTGGTCTGCCAGATGCGCCTGCGTAAAGCGATTAAAGAAGGGAAAGCGGCGGATGTGAGCTTCAAACTGCCAGGCGCGCCCGTCACGTCATGGCTGACCCTGCTGTTCCTGTTCAGCGTACTGGTGCTGATGGCGTTCGACTACCCGAACGGCACCTACACTATCGCAACCATTCCACTGCTGGCTGTTCTGCTGGTTGCTGGCTGGTTTGGTGTGCGCAAACGCGTCTATGAGATCCACAGCACCGCGCCTGTTCATCCTGATGATGAAAAACAGGACGGCCCGCTGATTGAAGAGACCTCGCGTTAA
- a CDS encoding YncE family protein, whose product MSLRHLCSPRLRGSLLVGSLLFAGSFQVHAAEDMLRKAVGKGAYEMAVSQQENALWVATSQSRKTDKGGIVYRLDPVTLEVTQAIHNDLKPFGATIDKATQTLWFGNTTNSAVTAIDAKTGDVKGRLVLDDRKRSDTVKPLHPRELVADDTTNTVYITGIGNESVIWVVDGATLKLKDTIANTGKYSTGLALDAQAKRLYTTNADGELVTIDTATNKILSRKKVQDDGKEHFYLNLSLDTAGQRAFITDSKQPEVLVVSLKDGSVIEKIAAPESLAVLFNPARNEAYVTHREAGKVSVIDAKTYKVTKTYDTPVYPNSLALSADGKTLYVTVKQKSTRQQEATQPDDVIRIVL is encoded by the coding sequence ATGTCTTTACGTCATCTGTGCTCGCCGCGCCTGCGTGGCTCTCTGCTGGTAGGCTCTTTACTGTTTGCCGGATCGTTCCAGGTTCATGCTGCTGAAGACATGCTGCGCAAAGCGGTAGGAAAAGGCGCTTATGAGATGGCCGTGAGCCAGCAGGAGAATGCGCTGTGGGTCGCGACATCGCAAAGCCGCAAAACCGACAAGGGCGGTATTGTCTATCGTCTTGATCCAGTCACGCTGGAAGTGACGCAGGCCATTCATAACGATCTCAAACCGTTTGGTGCCACGATCGACAAAGCGACGCAGACGCTGTGGTTTGGTAACACCACTAACAGCGCCGTGACCGCCATCGATGCCAAAACGGGTGATGTGAAAGGGCGTCTGGTGCTGGATGACCGCAAACGCAGTGACACAGTCAAACCCCTGCATCCACGCGAGCTGGTGGCGGATGACACCACCAATACCGTTTACATCACCGGTATCGGTAACGAGAGCGTGATTTGGGTGGTTGATGGCGCAACGCTGAAGCTGAAGGACACGATTGCCAATACCGGTAAATACAGCACCGGTCTGGCGCTGGATGCGCAGGCAAAACGCCTCTATACCACCAATGCGGACGGCGAGCTGGTAACGATTGATACAGCGACCAATAAAATTCTGAGCCGTAAAAAAGTGCAGGATGACGGGAAAGAGCACTTCTACCTGAACCTGAGCCTGGATACCGCCGGACAGCGTGCGTTTATTACCGATTCAAAACAGCCGGAAGTGCTGGTGGTCAGCCTGAAAGATGGCAGCGTCATCGAGAAAATCGCTGCGCCAGAATCGCTGGCGGTGCTGTTTAACCCGGCACGTAACGAAGCCTATGTGACGCACCGCGAAGCGGGCAAGGTGAGCGTGATTGACGCAAAAACCTATAAAGTGACGAAAACCTACGATACGCCGGTCTACCCGAACAGCCTGGCGCTCTCTGCCGATGGTAAAACCCTGTACGTGACGGTGAAGCAGAAATCCACCCGTCAGCAGGAAGCCACTCAGCCTGACGATGTGATTCGTATCGTGCTCTAA
- the pqqU gene encoding TonB-dependent receptor PqqU, which yields MKIISAHKATLPLLLVPVIFGPLSAMAAEEQTMIVSATPQPVSELDTPAAVSVVNGDDMRQAAPRINLSESLGSVPGLQIQNRQNYAQDLQLSMRGFGARSTFGVRGIRMYVDGIPATMPDGQGQTSNIDLSSVESVEVLRGPFSALYGNASGGVININTQTGQQPPTLEASSYYGSYGTWRYGMKATGAMGDGTHAGDVDYTVSTTRFTTKGYRDHSGARKNLANAKLGVRIDDASKLTLIFNSVDMKANDPGGLDYQEWRDNPRQSPRGDQYNTRKTIKQTQAGLRYDRQLSDQDDLSVMMYAGEREMTQYQSIPYQPQLKPTHSGGVIDMQRHYQGIDTRWTHRGELLVPVTFTTGLNYENMSEDRRGYENFVMDNGAPDYGVKGDKRRNERNLMWNVDPYLQTSWQLTQKLSVDAGVRYSSVWFDSNDHYITPGNGDDSGDASYHKWLPAGSVKYAVTDGWNLYAAAGRGFETPTINELSYRSDNQGGLNIGLKPSTNNTYEVGSKTRIGNGLLTAALFRTDTDDEIVVDASSGGRTSYKNAGKTRRQGLEVSLDQQFAENWKLKMAWTYLDATYRTNVCSDADCNGNRMPGIARNMGYASFGWQPEEGWYAGTDVRYLSDIMADDENTAKAPSYTVVGLNSGYKFNYGNWGMDVFGRVDNLFDKEYVGSVIVNESNGRYYEPAPGRNYGVGVSVSYRFE from the coding sequence ATGAAAATCATTTCTGCCCATAAGGCAACTCTCCCGCTGTTGCTGGTTCCTGTCATTTTTGGCCCTCTGAGTGCGATGGCCGCAGAAGAACAGACCATGATCGTCAGCGCCACGCCGCAACCCGTCTCGGAGCTGGATACACCCGCAGCGGTCAGCGTGGTGAATGGCGACGATATGCGCCAGGCTGCACCGCGTATTAACCTTTCTGAATCCCTCGGCAGCGTCCCTGGCCTGCAAATTCAGAACCGCCAGAACTATGCACAAGATCTGCAGCTCTCAATGCGCGGATTCGGTGCGCGCTCGACCTTTGGCGTGCGCGGCATCCGCATGTATGTGGACGGCATTCCGGCGACCATGCCGGACGGCCAGGGGCAGACGTCCAACATTGACCTCAGCAGCGTAGAGAGCGTTGAAGTGCTGCGCGGCCCCTTCTCTGCCCTCTACGGCAATGCGTCAGGCGGCGTGATTAACATCAACACGCAGACCGGACAACAGCCGCCAACCCTTGAAGCCAGCAGCTACTATGGCAGCTACGGCACCTGGCGTTACGGTATGAAAGCGACCGGTGCAATGGGCGATGGCACACACGCGGGAGATGTGGATTACACCGTTTCCACCACCCGCTTCACCACCAAAGGCTACCGCGATCACAGTGGCGCACGTAAAAATCTTGCCAACGCGAAGCTGGGCGTTCGCATTGATGACGCCAGCAAGCTGACGCTGATCTTCAACAGCGTGGACATGAAAGCCAACGATCCGGGCGGGCTGGATTATCAGGAGTGGCGGGATAACCCGCGCCAGTCTCCGCGCGGCGATCAGTACAACACCCGCAAGACCATCAAGCAGACGCAGGCCGGACTGCGCTATGACCGTCAGTTGAGCGATCAGGACGATCTCAGCGTGATGATGTACGCCGGTGAGCGCGAAATGACGCAGTACCAGTCGATTCCTTATCAGCCGCAGCTGAAGCCGACCCACTCCGGCGGCGTGATTGATATGCAGCGCCACTATCAGGGCATTGATACCCGCTGGACACACCGTGGTGAGTTGCTGGTTCCTGTGACGTTTACCACCGGTCTGAACTACGAAAACATGAGCGAAGATCGTCGCGGCTACGAGAACTTCGTGATGGACAACGGCGCACCCGATTATGGCGTTAAGGGCGACAAACGCCGTAACGAACGTAACCTGATGTGGAACGTCGATCCTTATCTGCAAACAAGCTGGCAGCTCACACAAAAACTGTCGGTAGATGCGGGCGTGCGTTACAGCTCGGTCTGGTTCGATTCCAACGATCATTACATAACGCCAGGTAATGGCGATGATAGTGGAGACGCGAGCTACCATAAATGGCTCCCGGCAGGCTCGGTGAAATATGCGGTCACTGACGGCTGGAATCTGTATGCTGCCGCAGGACGCGGTTTTGAAACGCCGACCATCAACGAACTCTCCTACCGTTCTGACAACCAGGGCGGACTGAACATTGGTCTTAAGCCATCCACCAACAACACGTATGAAGTGGGCAGTAAAACCCGCATCGGCAATGGTCTGCTGACGGCGGCGCTGTTCCGCACTGATACTGACGATGAGATCGTCGTGGATGCCAGTTCCGGCGGCCGTACCAGCTACAAAAATGCCGGTAAAACGCGCCGCCAGGGTCTTGAAGTGTCTCTGGATCAGCAGTTTGCAGAAAACTGGAAGCTGAAAATGGCCTGGACTTACCTTGACGCCACCTACCGCACCAATGTGTGCAGCGATGCAGACTGTAACGGTAACCGGATGCCAGGTATTGCCCGCAACATGGGTTATGCCTCGTTTGGCTGGCAGCCTGAAGAAGGCTGGTATGCGGGAACTGACGTGCGCTACCTGAGCGATATCATGGCGGATGACGAGAACACGGCGAAAGCGCCCTCTTACACCGTCGTCGGCCTGAACAGCGGGTATAAGTTTAACTATGGCAACTGGGGCATGGATGTCTTTGGTCGCGTCGATAACCTGTTTGACAAAGAGTATGTGGGCTCTGTCATCGTAAATGAATCCAACGGACGTTATTACGAACCGGCCCCTGGTCGTAACTACGGCGTTGGCGTGTCAGTGTCTTACCGATTTGAGTGA
- a CDS encoding GntR family transcriptional regulator, with translation MLDLDHLEKAQRVSLTMQVEISLKGALITGSLKPGARLITKEIADKLGTSITPVREALLRLVSAGALHATPAQAFLVPEVTLDRYNEINAIRKQLEPMAVAAACEHMSESKLATLRELSDIFHEAMRQGNVQKALHANRVFRFTLYQYAEMPTLSALIEQLWVRIGPCINYLHEELKDVPAATYHYADLLSALERRDVAASQKAIDKAIDEANLLLQRQYFS, from the coding sequence ATGCTTGATTTGGATCATTTAGAAAAAGCTCAAAGGGTCAGCCTCACCATGCAAGTGGAGATCAGTTTGAAGGGCGCGTTAATTACGGGCTCGCTTAAACCGGGGGCCCGGCTGATCACCAAAGAGATTGCAGATAAATTAGGCACCAGCATCACACCTGTCCGGGAGGCGCTTTTACGTCTGGTGTCTGCTGGCGCTCTGCATGCCACACCGGCCCAGGCTTTCCTGGTGCCCGAGGTGACACTGGATCGCTATAACGAGATCAATGCCATCAGAAAGCAGCTTGAACCGATGGCCGTCGCCGCGGCCTGCGAGCATATGTCGGAGAGCAAACTGGCGACGCTGCGCGAACTGTCGGATATTTTCCATGAGGCCATGCGTCAGGGAAATGTACAGAAAGCGTTGCACGCCAACCGTGTGTTTCGGTTTACGCTTTACCAATATGCTGAAATGCCCACCCTCAGTGCATTAATTGAACAACTGTGGGTGCGGATTGGTCCGTGCATTAACTATCTGCATGAAGAGCTGAAAGACGTACCCGCCGCGACTTATCATTATGCGGATTTGCTCTCCGCGCTTGAGCGAAGGGATGTGGCAGCCAGCCAAAAGGCGATAGATAAAGCCATTGATGAAGCGAATCTACTTTTACAACGGCAATATTTTAGTTAA